The Malus domestica chromosome 10, GDT2T_hap1 genome contains a region encoding:
- the LOC103446011 gene encoding uncharacterized protein → MLTCHIYCFFAWMFIHVNLDSMDINLGKGTMDQHKNYERVRYNNVEARNDGNGSSNQRYFQDPSSNANTNMRPPDYNVAVGARPVLNYSIQTGEEFALEFMRERVNPRQHLASGDPNSAPNYMDLKGILGISHTGSESGSDPSLLNSVDKGRAQESERKPSYAHEDKSYYDSVQLPQTSSRNDSNRGLHYASSGMSDSSVRKVKFLCSFGGRILPRPSDGRLRYVGGETRIIRLNKDIFWQDLMQKMLTIYDGTRAIKYQLPGEDLDALVSVSCDEDLQNMMDECNVQQDGGSQKPRMFLFSHVDLEDSQYGVESMDGDSEVQYVVAVNGIDIGSRKNSIALASSSGNNLEELLSLNVVRESTRAVPDTASSGAARSAPNVPSATNQSSQPVLPGSSRAYESNSQPYQGQKVHSVEARQHPVSTFHPVPGKDGLTHVPSSVPLQYDSGSHPSQYATPGGNIDSVPVYGQSTQQGGLIEEQLYGGMHGQGSELPIKEMKLKRNSSAQKINEPEKIRSSEKEAPPKEARMKRESSLHKINESDKPRNLVNDNTVSLPPSDSSVPNHISRDEVSVANSAAETGSPLLATRSSKKLQEPRQNPMTSEDVNDGKKINEDDRFDTASGLSNPGYGGSEVDSRYGGSEVDSMDFSYLDPPVAPQRVYHSERIPREQAELNRLSKSGDSFGSQFMVTQAQSDHSLPIADSLDKLHGENVPLQSVQPGLPSKLLHVEDGLAQFGKYKEFAENISKMSSDTYHEGLESKVQKSDQEMGRPKDNYKDPSNNDKEAAVLTQQTADPETFGKLTHDSASVPPEFKWSEIAGSKDNENNAKGHGQPLARAENPRGVAHGESATGAGTPEQGDILIDINDRFPRDFLSDIFSKATISGDLSDLPPLPGDGTGLSLNMENPEPKHWSYFRNLAQNEFVRKDVSLMDQDHLGFSSPPTDIGAETPVDYSFPPLKSGGVVFGHTDSQINFDEDIQQGLPGVAGPNAMNIGSDYNHTPLKGIESEQLDGVHHGVRESEYENAELNVQNTGVPLVDLSLEEFDISTLQIIENEDLEELKELGSGTFGTVYHGKWRGTDVAIKRIKKSCFTGRSSEQERLTNEFWREAEILSKLHHPNVVAFYGVVQNGPGGTLATVTEFMVNGSLRHVLLSKERHLDRRKRLIIAMDAAFGMEYLHSKNIVHFDLKCDNLLVNLKDPQRPICKVGDFGLSKIKRNTLVTGGVRGTLPWMAPELLNGSSSKVSEKVDVFSFGIVLWEILTGEEPYANMHYGAIIGGIVNNTLRPHVPPYCDPEWELLMEQCWAADPVARPSFTEITKRLQVMTAACRPTKPQNQVPK, encoded by the exons ATGCTCACGTGTCATATTTACTGTTTTTTTGCTTGGATGTTTATCCATGTGAATTTAGACTCTATGGATATAAATCTGGGTAAAGGTACAATGGATCAACATAAAAACTATGAGCGTGTACGCTACAATAATGTTGAAGCTAGAAACGACGGAAATGGGTCATCCAATCAAAGGTACTTCCAGGATCCATCAAGTAATGCCAATACTAACATGCGACCTCCAGATTACAATGTTGCTGTTGGAGCCAGGCCTGTGTTGAATTACTCCATTCAGACTGGTGAGGAATTTGCTCTTGAATTCATGAGGGAAAGGGTGAACCCAAGGCAACATTTAGCTTCTGGGGATCCTAATAGTGCTCCTAACTATATGGATCTAAAAGGCATACTGGGAATTAGCCATACAGGTTCAGAAAGTGGGTCTGATCCTTCGTTACTGAACTCGGTAGATAAGGGGCGTGCCCAGGAATCCGAAAGAAAGCCATCTTATGCACATGAAGATAAGAGTTACTATGATTCGGTACAATTACCACAAACCTCATCAAGGAATGACAGCAATCGAGGACTTCATTATGCTTCTTCAGGAATGTCTGATAGCTCAGTGAGGAAAGTAAAGTTTCTCTGCAGCTTTGGTGGTAGAATTTTGCCGCGTCCGAGTGATGGAAGGCTTAGATATGTTGGAGGTGAAACACGTATTATACGGTTAAACAAGGATATCTTTTGGCAGGATCTGATGCAGAAAATGTTGACAATTTATGACGGAACTCGTGCAATAAAGTATCAGCTTCCTGGTGAGGATCTTGATGCACTTGTTTCTGTTTCATGTGATGAAGATCTGCAAAACATGATGGATGAATGCAATGTGCAACAAGACGGGGGATCACAGAAACCTAGGATGTTCCTGTTTTCTCATGTTGATTTGGAGGACTCTCAGTATGGTGTAGAAAGCATGGACGGTGATTCTGAGGTTCAGTATGTAGTTGCTGTAAACGGTATTGACATAGGTTCAAGAAAGAATTCTATTGCTTTGGCAAGTTCTTCAGGCAACAACTTGGAAGAGTTGCTCAGTCTAAATGTTGTAAGGGAGAGCACTCGAGCAGTGCCTGATACAGCTAGTTCTGGCGCAGCACGCTCTGCACCAAATGTGCCTTCTGCAACTAATCAATCTTCTCAACCAGTACTTCCAGGTTCTTCAAGGGCTTATGAATCCAATTCACAACCATACCAGGGGCAGAAGGTGCATAGTGTGGAAGCCAGACAGCATCCAGTATCAACTTTCCACCCTGTCCCTGGGAAAGATGGTCTGACTCATGTGCCTTCATCGGTTCCATTGCAATATGATTCTGGTTCTCACCCTTCTCAATATGCAACACCTGGAGGAAATATAGATTCAGTGCCTGTATATGGTCAATCCACTCAACAGGGGGGATTGATTGAAGAGCAGCTATATGGTGGCATGCATGGGCAAGGTTCAGAATTGCCCATAAAGGAgatgaaattgaaaagaaacagcTCTGCACAAAAGATAAATGAACCTGAGAAAATTCGATCCTCAGAGAAGGAGGCTCCACCAAAGGAGGCAAGAatgaagagagagagctctCTCCATAAGATAAATGAAAGCGATAAGCCTAGGAATTTAGTAAATGACAACACCGTTTCTCTACCTCCATCTGACAGTTCAGTTCCCAATCATATTTCTAGGGATGAAGTTTCAGTTGCCAATTCAGCTGCAGAGACAGGGTCACCTTTGTTGGCTACAAGAAGCAGCAAAAAGCTCCAGGAACCTCGACAAAATCCAATGACCTCTGAAGATGTAAATGATGGGAAAAAGATCAATGAAGATGACCGATTCGACACAGCCAGTGGACTGTCTAATCCTGGATACGGTGGCTCTGAGGTTGATTCTAGATATGGTGGCTCTGAGGTTGATTCTATGGACTTTAGCTACCTTGACCCGCCTGTGGCTCCTCAGCGTGTCTATCATTCTGAGCGGATCCCCAGGGAACAAGCAGAATTGAACCGTTTATCAAAATCTGGTGATTCTTTTGGTTCCCAGTTTATGGTAACTCAGGCACAGTCAGATCACTCACTACCAATTGCGGACTCTTTGGATAAATTGCATGGTGAGAATGTCCCCTTGCAGTCTGTGCAGCCTGGCTTACCTTCAAAACTATTGCACGTTGAAGATGGACTGGCACAATTTGGAAAGTATAAAGAATTTGCTGAAAATATTAGTAAAATGAGTTCTGATACTTATCATGAGGGGCTTGAGTCAAAGGTACAAAAATCGGATCAGGAAATGGGCCGGCCAAAAGATAACTACAAAGACCCAAGTAACAATGATAAAGAAGCGGCAGTGCTAACTCAACAAACTGCTGATCCGGAAACATTTGGGAAGCTTACACATGATTCTGCTTCAGTTCCACCAGAATTTAAATGGTCTGAGATTGCTGGCAGTAAGGACAATGAGAATAATGCCAAAGGTCATGGACAACCATTGGCTAGGGCAGAGAACCCCAGAGGTGTTGCTCATGGGGAGTCTGCTACTGGTGCTGGCACTCCAGAGCAGGGAGACATTCTCATTGATATTAATGACCGCTTTCCGCGTGATTTCCTGTCTGATAtattttccaaagctacaatcTCAGGGGATCTTTCTGACCTTCCTCCACTTCCTGGCGATGGTACTGGCTTGAGCTTGAACATGGAGAATCCTGAGCCTAAGCATTGGTCATATTTCCGAAATTTGGCTCAGAATGAATTTGTAAGAAAAGATGTTTCCCTTATGGATCAGGACCATCTGGGTTTCTCATCCCCACCGACCGATATTGGAGCAGAGACTCCAGTAGATTACAGCTTTCCACCTTTGAAGTCTGGTGGAGTTGTTTTTGGTCACACTGACTCCCAAATAAATTTTGATGAAGATATTCAGCAAGGGTTGCCCGGTGTAGCTGGACCAAACGCCATGAATATAGGTTCAGATTACAATCATACGCCACTCAAGGGAATTGAAAGTGAGCAGCTGGATGGGGTACATCATGGAGTAAGAGAATCAGAGTATGAG AATGCTGAGCTAAATGTTCAGAACACAGGTGTACCTCTTGTCGATCTTTCTCTGGAAGAATTTGATATTTCTACTTTGCAG ATCATTGAGAATGAAGATCTTGAAGAGCTTAAGGAATTGGGTTCTGGCACTTTTGGAACTGTTTATCATGGAAAGTGGAGGGGAACAGATGTGGCCATTAAACGAATAAAAAAGAGCTGTTTCACAGGGCGTTCATCAGAGCAAGAAAGACTG ACTAATGAGTTCTGGCGCGAAGCTGAAATTCTTTCGAAGCTTCACCATCCAAATGTGGTGGCGTTTTATGGCGTTGTTCAGAATGGACCAGGAGGAACACTAGCCACGGTGACAGAGTTCATGGTGAATGGCTCTCTGAGGCATGTTTTACTTAGCAAGGAAAG ACATCTTGATCGTCGTAAGCGGCTCATTATTGCGATGGATGCAGCATTTGGAATGGAATACCTACATTCAAAAAACATAGTGCACTTTGATTTGAAATGCGACAATTTGCTTGTAAATTTGAAAGACCCTCAACGACCCATTTGCAAG GTAGGAGATTTTGGCTTgtcaaaaatcaaaagaaatacCTTGGTTACTGGTGGTGTTAGGGGAACCCTACCATGGATGGCTCCTGAGCTTCTTAATGGTAGCAGCAGTAAGGTTTCTGAAAAG GTTGATGTATTCTCCTTTGGTATTGTCTTATGGGAGATTCTAACTGGTGAGGAGCCTTATGCCAATATGCATTACGGAGCAATCATAG GAGGCATTGTGAACAACACATTGAGGCCACATGTGCCACCCTATTGTGATCCCGAATGGGAGTTGCTAATGGAGCAATGCTGGGCCGCCGATCCTGTTGCTCGCCCATCGTTTACGGAAATAACCAAACGCTTGCAGGTGATGACTGCAGCTTGCCGACCTACTAAACCACAGAACCAGGTCCCCAAGTAG
- the LOC103446009 gene encoding APO protein 1, chloroplastic-like, which translates to MFQNPPTVSSALWEPYPKGACLCIDEFKLPQLSAARSYSLGLKFEHGKLHKGGSIFGTIFAASRKTRVEPTSRKREAYPQNVDLPPVLPKNKKKPYPIPLKKIKQFAKDDKKLEELGIEKPLEPPKNGLLATDLIPVAHQVLDSWKVLIKGMAQLLHVIPVYGCTECSEVHVSHSGHHIQDCLGSTSAKRRSFHSWIKGSINDVLVPIEAYHLFDPFGRRIKHETRFQYDRIPAVVELCIQAGVEIPEYPSRRRTKPIRMIGRKVIDRGGLLEEPQPGCSADPSSLVDLDTHGACERFPPPLPTDIPRIAQDTMDAYETVRLGVTKLMKKYTVKACGYCSEVHVGPWGHNAKLCGEFKHQWRDGKHGWQDATVDEVLPPNYVWHVEDPKGPPLKGGALKKFYGKAPAVVEVCLQAGARIPEKYKPMMRLDIVVPKSEEAQLVA; encoded by the exons ATGTTCCAGAATCCTCCAACAGTATCCTCTGCTTTGTGGGAGCCATATCCGAAAG GTGCTTGCCTCTGTATCGATGAGTTCAAGTTGCCTCAGTTATCAGCTGCAAGATCGTACAGTCTTGGGTTGAAG TTTGAGCATGGAAAACTTCATAAAGGCGGAAGTATATTTGGGACTATCTTTGCTGCCAGTAGGAAGACCAGAGTAGAACCAACTTCTAGGAAGCGAGAAGCATATCCCCAGAATGTGGATCTTCCACCTGTGCTACCTAAGAATAAGAAGAAACCGTATCCTATTCCCTTAAAGAAGATCAAGCAGTTCGCAAAGGATGACAAGAAACTTGAAGAATTGGGTATAGAGAAGCCCCTTGAACCTCCAAAAAATGGATTACTTGCCACTGATCTGATTCCTGTTGCTCACCAAGTACTAGATTCCTGGAAAGTTTTAATTAAAGGCATGGCGCAGCTGTTGCACGTCATTCCTGTATACGGATGCAC TGAATGCTCTGAGGTTCATGTAAGCCACTCTGGTCATCACATACAGGACTGTCTTGGTTCAACTAGTGCTAAACGCCGAAGCTTCCACTCCTGGATCAAGGGTTCCATCAATGACGTACTTGTACCCATCGAGGCATATCATCTCTTTGACCCTTTTGGTCGACGCATTAAGCATGAAACTAGATTTCAATACGACAGGATTCCAGCTGTTGTGGAGCTGTGCATCCAAGCTGGTGTTGAGATCCCCGAGTACCCTTCACGTCGAAGGACCAAACCCATCCGGATGATTGGAAGGAAAGTGATAGATCGAGGTGGATTGCTAGAGGAGCCTCAACCAGGGTGCTCTGCAGATCCATCTTCCCTTGTTGATCTCGACACACATGGGGCTTGTGAGCGGTTTCCACCTCCACTGCCAACGGATATTCCCAGGATTGCACAGGATACAATGGATGCATATGAAACTGTTAGGTTGGGGGTGACAAAGCTGATGAAGAAATACACTGTGAAGGCATGCGGGTATTGCTCCGAGGTTCATGTGGGACCTTGGGGTCACAATGCAAAGCTTTGTGGGGAATTCAAGCACCAATGGAGGGATGGGAAGCATGGCTGGCAGGATGCTACCGTGGACGAGGTTTTACCTCCAAATTATGTATGGCACGTCGAAGACCCCAAAGGGCCTCCACTGAAGGGCGGTGCACTCAAGAAGTTCTACGGGAAGGCTCCTGCAGTGGTAGAGGTTTGCTTGCAGGCAGGTGCACGGATCCCTGAGAAATATAAACCCATGATGAGGCTTGACATTGTAGTCCCTAAAAGTGAGGAGGCACAATTAGTTGCCTGA